Proteins from one Escherichia coli genomic window:
- the argF gene encoding ornithine carbamoyltransferase, producing the protein MSGFYHKHFLKLLDFTPAELNSLLQLAAKLKADKKSGKEEAKLTGKNIALIFEKDSTRTRCSFEVAAYDQGARVTYLGPSGSQIGHKESIKDTARVLGRMYDGIQYRGYGQEIVETLAEYAGVPVWNGLTNEFHPTQLLADLLTMQEHLPGKAFNEMTLVYAGDARNNMGNSMLEAAALTGLDLRLVAPQACWPEAALVTECRALAQQNGGNITLTEDIAKGVEGADFIYTDVWVSMGEAKEKWAERIALLRDYQVNSKMMQLTGNPEVKFLHCLPAFHDDQTTLGKKMAEEFGLHGGMEVTDEVFESAASIVFDQAENRMHTIKAVMVATLSK; encoded by the coding sequence ATGTCCGGGTTTTATCATAAGCATTTCCTGAAATTACTCGATTTCACGCCAGCTGAACTTAACAGCCTGCTGCAGTTAGCCGCGAAGCTGAAAGCCGATAAGAAAAGCGGTAAAGAAGAAGCCAAACTCACTGGTAAAAACATCGCGCTCATCTTCGAAAAAGACTCGACCCGTACCCGATGCTCTTTCGAAGTTGCCGCATATGACCAGGGTGCTCGCGTTACTTATCTCGGTCCAAGCGGCAGCCAAATTGGTCATAAAGAGTCGATTAAAGACACTGCCCGCGTGCTTGGTCGCATGTATGACGGTATTCAGTATCGCGGCTATGGTCAGGAGATTGTCGAAACACTGGCGGAATACGCTGGCGTGCCGGTATGGAACGGCCTGACCAATGAGTTTCACCCCACGCAGCTGCTGGCGGATCTCCTCACCATGCAGGAGCATTTGCCCGGCAAAGCGTTCAACGAAATGACGCTGGTCTATGCAGGTGACGCACGTAACAACATGGGCAATTCGATGCTCGAAGCTGCAGCGCTTACCGGTCTGGATTTGCGTCTGGTCGCGCCACAGGCGTGCTGGCCAGAAGCTGCGCTGGTTACGGAATGCCGCGCCCTGGCACAACAAAATGGCGGGAATATTACGCTGACGGAAGATATAGCTAAAGGAGTTGAAGGTGCTGACTTTATCTATACCGATGTATGGGTGTCGATGGGTGAAGCAAAAGAAAAATGGGCTGAACGCATTGCATTACTGCGTGATTATCAGGTGAACAGCAAGATGATGCAGTTGACCGGTAACCCGGAGGTCAAATTCCTCCACTGCCTGCCCGCGTTTCATGACGACCAAACGACGCTTGGCAAAAAAATGGCGGAAGAGTTTGGCCTACATGGCGGAATGGAAGTGACTGATGAGGTCTTCGAATCTGCCGCCAGCATTGTATTTGATCAGGCGGAAAACCGCATGCATACCATCAAAGCGGTGATGGTCGCGACGCTCAGTAAATAA
- the tabA gene encoding toxin-antitoxin biofilm protein TabA, which yields MIIGNIHNLQPWLPQELRQAIEHIKANVTAETPKGKHDIEGNRLFYLISEDMTEPYEARRAEYHARYLDIQIVLKGQEGMTFSTQPAGTPDTDWLADKDIAFLPEGVDEKTVILNEGDFVVFYPGEVHKPLCAVGAPAQVRKAVVKMLMA from the coding sequence ATGATCATCGGAAATATTCATAATCTTCAGCCGTGGCTACCCCAGGAGTTACGCCAGGCGATTGAGCATATCAAAGCAAACGTTACGGCAGAAACGCCCAAGGGCAAGCACGATATCGAAGGCAATCGTCTGTTTTATCTTATCTCGGAAGATATGACCGAGCCGTACGAAGCTCGCCGTGCGGAGTACCATGCCCGCTATCTCGACATTCAGATTGTGTTAAAAGGTCAGGAAGGCATGACCTTCAGCACGCAACCTGCAGGCACCCCGGATACCGACTGGTTAGCAGACAAAGACATCGCATTTTTGCCGGAAGGCGTTGATGAGAAAACAGTTATCCTTAATGAAGGTGATTTTGTTGTGTTTTATCCGGGGGAAGTGCATAAACCGCTGTGCGCAGTGGGCGCGCCAGCCCAGGTTCGCAAAGCAGTAGTGAAGATGCTGATGGCGTGA
- the bdcR gene encoding TetR/AcrR family transcriptional regulator: MVTKKQSRVPGRPRRFAPEQAVSAAKVLFHQKSFDAVSVAEITDYLGINPPSLYAAFGSKAGLFSRVLNEYVGTEAIPLADILRDDRPVGECLVEVLKEAARRYSQNGGCAGCMVLEGIHSHDPQARDIAVQYYHAAETTIYDYIARRHPQSAQCVTDFMSTVMSGLSAKAREGHSIEQLCATAALAGEAIKTLLKE; the protein is encoded by the coding sequence ATGGTCACTAAAAAACAATCTCGTGTTCCTGGTCGTCCCAGACGTTTCGCTCCTGAGCAGGCAGTCTCTGCGGCAAAAGTGCTTTTTCACCAAAAAAGTTTCGATGCTGTCAGTGTTGCTGAAATCACTGATTATCTTGGTATTAACCCCCCGAGCCTCTACGCGGCTTTTGGCAGTAAGGCTGGGTTATTTAGCCGTGTACTCAATGAATATGTCGGTACGGAAGCTATTCCGCTTGCCGATATTCTTCGTGATGATCGTCCGGTAGGCGAGTGCCTGGTTGAGGTATTAAAAGAAGCGGCGCGCAGATATAGCCAAAACGGCGGCTGCGCTGGCTGTATGGTTCTTGAAGGTATTCATAGTCATGATCCACAAGCGCGTGATATTGCCGTTCAATATTATCACGCCGCAGAAACAACCATTTATGACTATATCGCCAGGCGGCATCCACAAAGCGCACAATGTGTGACTGATTTTATGAGTACCGTGATGTCAGGGCTTTCTGCGAAGGCACGAGAGGGGCACTCCATCGAACAACTCTGTGCAACAGCTGCCCTGGCGGGGGAAGCGATAAAAACTCTTCTCAAGGAGTGA
- the bdcA gene encoding SDR family oxidoreductase, whose protein sequence is MGAFTGKTVLILGGSRGIGAAIVRRFVTDGANVRFTYAGSKDAAERLAQETGATAVFTDSADRDAVIDVVRKSGALDILVVNAGIGVFGDALELNADDIDRLFKINIHAPYHASVEAARQMPEGGRILIIGSVNGDRMPVAGMAAYAASKSALQGMARGLARDFGPRGITINVVQPGPIDTDANPANGPMRDMLHGFMAIKRHGQPEEVAGMVAWLAGSEASFVTGAMHTIDGAFGA, encoded by the coding sequence ATGGGCGCTTTTACAGGTAAGACAGTTCTCATCCTCGGTGGCAGTCGTGGAATCGGTGCTGCTATCGTACGTCGTTTCGTCACCGATGGGGCCAATGTACGATTCACCTATGCGGGGTCGAAAGATGCCGCTGAACGCCTGGCACAAGAGACGGGAGCGACAGCAGTATTCACAGATAGTGCTGACAGAGACGCTGTCATTGATGTCGTTCGTAAGAGCGGCGCATTGGATATCCTGGTGGTAAATGCAGGTATTGGCGTCTTTGGCGATGCCCTGGAATTAAATGCCGACGATATTGATCGCCTTTTCAAAATCAATATTCATGCTCCTTACCATGCCTCTGTTGAAGCCGCCCGGCAGATGCCCGAAGGCGGGCGCATCTTAATCATCGGCTCCGTGAATGGCGATCGTATGCCTGTTGCAGGCATGGCTGCTTATGCCGCCAGTAAATCTGCCCTGCAAGGTATGGCGCGCGGGCTGGCCCGTGATTTTGGACCGCGTGGGATCACCATCAACGTCGTCCAGCCAGGGCCAATTGATACCGACGCGAATCCCGCCAACGGGCCAATGCGCGATATGTTGCATGGTTTTATGGCTATCAAAAGACATGGGCAACCGGAAGAGGTCGCTGGTATGGTCGCATGGTTAGCAGGGTCAGAAGCCAGTTTTGTTACCGGTGCGATGCATACCATTGATGGCGCGTTTGGCGCATAA
- the yjgH gene encoding RidA family protein: MVERIAVFPAGRHSLYAEHRYSAAIRSGDLLFVSGQVGSREDGTPEPDFQQQVRLAFDNLHATLAAAGCTFDDIIDVTSFHTDPEKQFEDIMTVKNEIFSAPPYPNWTAVGVTWLAGFDFEIKVIARIPEL, from the coding sequence ATGGTAGAAAGAATCGCTGTTTTCCCTGCTGGCCGACATTCACTGTATGCTGAACATCGTTATTCTGCGGCTATCCGTTCCGGCGATTTGCTGTTTGTTTCCGGGCAAGTAGGAAGTCGAGAAGACGGAACACCTGAACCCGATTTTCAGCAACAAGTCAGACTGGCATTTGATAATTTGCATGCGACCCTGGCAGCTGCGGGATGCACTTTTGACGATATCATTGATGTGACGAGCTTTCATACCGATCCGGAAAAACAATTTGAAGACATCATGACAGTCAAAAATGAAATATTTAGCGCCCCACCTTACCCAAATTGGACGGCGGTGGGTGTTACCTGGCTGGCAGGCTTTGATTTTGAAATTAAAGTGATAGCGCGCATCCCTGAGCTGTAA
- the pyrL gene encoding pyr operon leader peptide, whose translation MVQCVRHFVLPRLKKDAGLPFFFPLITHSQPLNRGAFFCPGVRR comes from the coding sequence ATGGTTCAGTGTGTTCGACATTTTGTCTTACCGCGTCTGAAAAAAGACGCTGGCCTGCCGTTTTTCTTCCCGTTGATCACCCATTCCCAGCCCCTCAATCGAGGGGCTTTTTTTTGCCCAGGCGTCAGGAGATAA
- the pyrB gene encoding aspartate carbamoyltransferase, translating into MANPLYQKHIISINDLSRDDLNLVLATAAKLKANPQPELLKHKVIASCFFEASTRTRLSFETSMHRLGASVVGFSDSANTSLGKKGETLADTISVISTYVDAIVMRHPQEGAARLATEFSGNVPVLNAGDGSNQHPTQTLLDLFTIQETQGRLDNLHVAMVGDLKYGRTVHSLTQALAKFDGNRFYFIAPDALAMPQYILDMLDEKGIAWSLHSSIEEVMAEVDILYMTRVQKERLDPSEYANVKAQFVLRASDLHNAKANMKVLHPLPRVDEIATDVDKTPHAWYFQQAGNGIFARQALLALVLNRDLVL; encoded by the coding sequence ATGGCTAATCCGCTATATCAGAAACATATCATTTCCATAAACGACCTTAGTCGCGATGACCTTAATCTGGTGCTGGCAACAGCGGCGAAACTGAAAGCAAACCCGCAACCAGAGCTGTTGAAGCACAAAGTCATTGCCAGCTGTTTCTTCGAAGCCTCTACCCGTACCCGCCTCTCTTTCGAAACTTCCATGCACCGCCTGGGTGCCAGCGTGGTGGGCTTCTCCGACAGCGCCAATACATCACTGGGTAAAAAGGGCGAAACGCTGGCCGATACCATTTCGGTTATCAGCACTTACGTCGATGCGATAGTGATGCGTCATCCGCAGGAAGGTGCGGCGCGCCTGGCCACCGAATTTTCCGGCAATGTACCGGTACTGAATGCCGGTGATGGCTCCAACCAACATCCGACGCAAACCTTGCTGGACTTATTCACCATTCAGGAAACCCAGGGGCGTCTGGACAATCTCCACGTCGCAATGGTTGGTGACCTGAAATATGGCCGCACCGTTCACTCCCTGACTCAGGCGTTAGCGAAGTTCGACGGCAACCGTTTTTACTTCATCGCGCCGGACGCGTTGGCAATGCCGCAATACATCCTTGATATGCTCGATGAAAAAGGGATCGCCTGGAGTCTGCACAGCTCTATTGAAGAAGTGATGGCGGAAGTAGACATCCTGTACATGACTCGCGTGCAAAAAGAGCGTCTGGACCCGTCCGAGTACGCCAACGTGAAAGCGCAGTTTGTTCTTCGCGCCAGCGATCTCCACAACGCCAAAGCCAATATGAAAGTGCTGCATCCGCTGCCTCGCGTTGATGAGATTGCCACCGATGTTGATAAAACGCCTCACGCCTGGTACTTCCAGCAAGCAGGCAACGGGATTTTCGCTCGCCAGGCGTTACTGGCACTGGTTCTGAATCGCGATCTGGTACTGTAA
- the pyrI gene encoding aspartate carbamoyltransferase regulatory subunit gives MTHDNKLQVEAIKRGTVIDHIPAQIGFKLLSLFKLTETDQRITIGLNLPSGEMGRKDLIKIENTFLSEDQVDQLALYAPQATVNRIDNYEVVGKSRPSLPERIDNVLVCPNSNCISHAEPVSSSFAVRKRANDIALKCKYCEKEFSHNVVLAN, from the coding sequence ATGACACACGATAATAAATTGCAGGTTGAAGCTATTAAACGCGGCACGGTAATTGACCATATCCCCGCCCAGATCGGTTTTAAGCTGTTGAGTCTGTTCAAGCTGACCGAAACGGATCAGCGCATCACCATTGGTCTGAACCTGCCTTCTGGTGAGATGGGGCGTAAAGATCTGATCAAAATCGAAAATACCTTTTTGAGTGAAGATCAGGTAGACCAACTGGCTTTGTATGCACCACAAGCCACAGTAAATCGCATCGACAACTATGAAGTGGTGGGTAAATCGCGCCCCAGCCTGCCGGAGCGCATCGACAATGTGCTGGTCTGCCCGAACAGCAACTGTATCAGCCATGCCGAACCGGTTTCATCCAGCTTTGCCGTGCGAAAACGCGCCAATGACATCGCGCTCAAATGCAAATACTGTGAAAAAGAGTTTTCCCATAATGTGGTGCTGGCCAATTAA
- the ridA gene encoding 2-iminobutanoate/2-iminopropanoate deaminase, which translates to MSKTIATENAPAAIGPYVQGVDLGNMIITSGQIPVNPKTGEVPADVAAQARQSLDNVKAIVEAAGLKVGDIVKTTVFVKDLNDFATVNATYEAFFTEHNATFPARSCVEVARLPKDVKIEIEAIAVRR; encoded by the coding sequence ATGAGCAAAACTATCGCGACGGAAAATGCACCGGCAGCTATCGGTCCTTACGTACAGGGCGTTGATCTGGGCAATATGATCATTACCTCCGGTCAGATCCCGGTAAACCCGAAAACCGGCGAAGTACCGGCAGACGTCGCTGCACAGGCACGTCAGTCGCTGGATAACGTAAAAGCTATCGTCGAAGCCGCTGGCCTGAAAGTGGGCGATATCGTTAAAACCACCGTGTTTGTGAAAGATCTGAACGACTTCGCAACCGTAAACGCTACCTACGAAGCGTTCTTCACCGAGCACAATGCCACCTTCCCGGCACGTTCTTGCGTTGAAGTTGCCCGTCTGCCGAAAGACGTGAAGATTGAGATCGAAGCGATCGCTGTTCGTCGCTAA
- a CDS encoding transposase, with the protein MAKSRFTDKQIAEILQRSKEGASNKELCEHYQFSVNTLRRWQEQHADGIRSELKKIESKAQIVFLLFIAIVIILTLIFGKPTGGWAIPPLLLYCVYYIRLYRNISARHIKKEDIFLSRSVNNSYSALYNLSWTFICFFIFAVIYFFIQVFS; encoded by the coding sequence ATGGCTAAATCCCGTTTCACAGATAAGCAAATTGCTGAAATTTTACAGCGGTCAAAAGAGGGGGCATCTAATAAGGAGCTTTGTGAACACTATCAATTTAGCGTTAACACGCTGCGGCGCTGGCAAGAACAGCACGCTGACGGCATCAGAAGCGAATTAAAAAAAATAGAATCTAAAGCACAGATCGTCTTTCTGCTTTTCATTGCTATCGTCATTATACTCACGCTTATATTTGGTAAACCTACAGGTGGATGGGCAATACCACCTTTATTACTCTATTGTGTTTATTATATCCGCCTGTATCGCAACATCTCCGCCAGACATATAAAAAAAGAAGACATTTTTCTCTCTCGTTCTGTTAATAACAGCTATAGCGCCCTTTATAATTTGAGCTGGACGTTTATTTGTTTTTTTATTTTTGCAGTAATCTATTTTTTTATTCAGGTGTTTTCGTAA
- the mgtA gene encoding magnesium-translocating P-type ATPase produces MFKEIFTRLIRHLPSRLVHRDPLPGAQQTVNTAVPPSLSAHCLKMAVMPEQELWKTFNTHPEGLNQAEVESAREQHGENKLPAQQPSPWWVHLWVCYRNPFNILLTILGAISYATEDLFAAGVIALMVAISTLLNFIQEARSTKAADALKAMVSNTATVLRVINDKGENGWLEIPIDQLVPGDIIKLAAGDMIPADLRILQARDLFVAQASLTGESLPVEKAATTRQPEHSNPLECDTLCFMGTTVVSGTAQAMVIATGANTWFGQLAGRVSEQESEPNAFQQGISRVSMLLIRFMLVMAPVVLLINGYTKGDWWEAALFALSVAVGLTPEMLPMIVTSTLARGAVKLSKQKVIVKHLDAIQNFGAMDILCTDKTGTLTQDKIVLENHTDISGKTSERVLHSAWLNSHYQTGLKNLLDTAVLEGTDEESARSLASRWQKIDEIPFDFERRRMSVVVAENTEHHQLVCKGALQEILNVCSQVRHNGEIVPLDDIILRKIKRVTDTLNRQGLRVVAVATKYLPAREGDYQRADESDLILEGYIAFLDPPKETTAPALKALKASGITVKILTGDSELVAAKVCHEVGLDAGEVVIGSDIETLSDDELANLAQRTTLFARLTPMHKERIVTLLKREGHVVGFMGDGINDAPALRAADIGISVDGAVDIAREAADIILLEKSLMVLEEGVIEGRRTFANMLKYIKMTASSNFGNVFSVLVASAFLPFLPMLPLHLLIQNLLYDVSQVAIPFDNVDDEQIQKPQRWNPADLGRFMIFFGPISSIFDILTFCLMWWVFHANTPETQTLFQSGWFVVGLLSQTLIVHMIRTRRVPFIQSCASWPLMIMTVIVMIVGIALPFSPLASYLQLQALPLSYFPWLVAILAGYMTLTQLVKGFYSRRYGWQ; encoded by the coding sequence ATGTTTAAAGAAATTTTTACCCGGCTCATTCGCCATTTACCTTCCCGTCTGGTTCATCGCGATCCATTGCCTGGCGCGCAGCAGACAGTGAATACGGCGGTCCCGCCGTCCTTAAGTGCGCATTGCCTGAAAATGGCGGTGATGCCAGAACAGGAATTATGGAAAACGTTCAATACCCATCCGGAAGGGTTAAATCAGGCGGAAGTGGAATCTGCCCGCGAACAACATGGTGAAAATAAATTACCCGCGCAACAACCGTCGCCGTGGTGGGTGCATTTATGGGTCTGCTATCGCAACCCCTTTAATATTTTGCTCACCATTCTCGGTGCTATTTCTTACGCCACGGAAGATTTATTTGCCGCAGGTGTTATCGCGCTAATGGTCGCTATTTCTACGTTGCTGAACTTTATTCAGGAAGCTCGTTCCACCAAAGCGGCAGATGCCCTGAAAGCGATGGTCAGTAATACCGCGACGGTACTGCGCGTAATTAACGATAAAGGTGAAAATGGCTGGCTGGAAATCCCGATAGACCAACTAGTGCCCGGCGATATTATAAAACTGGCGGCGGGGGATATGATCCCGGCAGATTTACGTATCTTGCAGGCGCGGGATCTGTTTGTCGCTCAGGCGTCGTTAACCGGTGAGTCTCTGCCCGTGGAAAAAGCCGCAACCACTCGCCAGCCGGAGCACAGCAATCCGCTGGAGTGCGACACCCTGTGTTTTATGGGCACCACCGTGGTGAGCGGCACGGCACAAGCAATGGTGATTGCTACAGGAGCCAACACCTGGTTTGGTCAACTGGCGGGGCGTGTTAGTGAGCAGGAAAGCGAGCCGAATGCCTTTCAGCAAGGGATTAGCCGCGTCAGTATGCTGCTGATTCGCTTTATGCTGGTGATGGCTCCGGTGGTGTTGCTGATCAACGGTTACACCAAAGGTGACTGGTGGGAAGCGGCACTGTTCGCACTTTCGGTCGCGGTAGGCTTAACGCCAGAAATGTTGCCGATGATTGTCACTTCGACGCTGGCGCGTGGTGCCGTAAAGCTGTCGAAACAGAAAGTGATCGTCAAACATCTGGATGCCATTCAGAACTTTGGCGCTATGGATATTCTGTGCACTGATAAAACCGGCACCCTGACGCAGGATAAAATTGTGCTGGAGAATCATACCGATATCTCCGGTAAAACCAGCGAACGCGTGCTGCATAGCGCGTGGTTGAACAGTCATTATCAGACCGGACTTAAAAACCTGCTTGATACAGCGGTGCTCGAAGGTACGGATGAAGAGTCAGCGCGCTCGCTGGCCAGTCGTTGGCAAAAAATTGATGAGATTCCGTTTGATTTCGAGCGTCGCCGGATGTCGGTGGTAGTGGCAGAGAATACCGAACATCATCAACTGGTTTGCAAAGGCGCATTGCAGGAAATCCTCAATGTGTGTTCGCAGGTGCGTCACAATGGTGAGATTGTGCCGCTTGATGACATCATACTGCGTAAGATTAAGCGCGTTACTGATACGCTGAATCGTCAGGGGCTGCGCGTGGTTGCGGTGGCGACGAAATACCTGCCAGCACGTGAAGGGGATTACCAGCGGGCGGATGAATCCGACCTGATCCTCGAAGGATATATTGCTTTCCTTGATCCGCCGAAAGAGACAACAGCTCCGGCACTGAAGGCATTAAAAGCGAGTGGCATTACCGTGAAAATCCTTACTGGCGACAGCGAGTTAGTGGCGGCGAAAGTGTGCCATGAAGTGGGACTGGACGCGGGAGAGGTGGTCATTGGTAGTGATATTGAAACGCTATCTGACGACGAACTGGCAAATCTTGCACAGCGCACCACGCTGTTTGCTCGCCTGACGCCGATGCATAAAGAACGCATCGTGACCTTGCTAAAGCGCGAAGGGCATGTGGTTGGCTTTATGGGCGATGGTATTAATGATGCGCCCGCCTTACGCGCTGCGGATATCGGCATTTCTGTGGACGGCGCGGTAGATATTGCCCGTGAAGCGGCTGATATCATCCTGCTGGAAAAAAGCCTGATGGTGCTGGAAGAGGGGGTTATTGAGGGACGTCGCACTTTCGCCAACATGCTGAAATACATCAAAATGACGGCGAGCTCTAACTTCGGTAATGTGTTCAGCGTGCTGGTGGCGAGTGCTTTCTTGCCCTTCCTGCCGATGTTGCCGCTACACTTGCTTATTCAAAATCTGCTGTACGATGTGTCACAGGTGGCGATCCCATTTGATAACGTCGACGACGAGCAAATTCAAAAGCCGCAGCGTTGGAATCCGGCGGATCTGGGGCGCTTTATGATCTTCTTCGGACCGATCAGTTCGATCTTCGATATTCTGACGTTTTGCCTGATGTGGTGGGTATTCCATGCCAACACGCCGGAAACGCAAACGCTGTTCCAGTCGGGCTGGTTTGTGGTGGGATTACTATCGCAAACGCTTATTGTGCATATGATCCGTACCCGTCGTGTACCGTTTATTCAGAGCTGTGCATCGTGGCCGTTAATGATCATGACCGTGATTGTGATGATAGTCGGGATCGCATTGCCGTTTTCGCCGTTGGCCAGTTATCTGCAACTGCAGGCGCTGCCGTTAAGCTATTTCCCGTGGCTGGTTGCGATTCTGGCAGGGTATATGACGTTAACCCAGTTGGTGAAAGGGTTCTATAGCCGTCGTTACGGCTGGCAGTAA
- the mgtL gene encoding mgtA regulatory leader peptide MgtL: MEPDPTPLPRRRLKLFR; the protein is encoded by the coding sequence ATGGAACCTGATCCCACGCCTCTCCCTCGACGGAGATTAAAACTTTTCCGGTAA
- the treR gene encoding trehalose operon repressor TreR: protein MQNRLTIKDIARLSGVGKSTVSRVLNNESGVSQRTRERVEAVMNQHGFSPSRSARAMRGQSDKVVAIIVTRLDSLSENLAVQTMLPAFYEQGYDPIMMESQFSPQLVAEHLGVLKRRNIDGVVLFGFTGITEDMLAHWQSSLVLLARDAKGFASVCYDDEGAIKILMQRLYDQGHRNISYLGVPHSDVTTGKRRHEAYLAFCKAHKLHPVAALPGLAMKQGYENVAKVITPETTALLCATDTLALGASKYLQEQRIDTLQLASVGNTPLMKFLHPEIVTVDPGYAEAGRQAASQLIAQVTGRSEPQQIIIPATLS from the coding sequence ATGCAAAATCGGCTGACCATCAAAGACATCGCGCGCTTAAGCGGCGTGGGGAAATCTACGGTTTCCCGAGTGCTGAATAACGAAAGCGGCGTGAGTCAGCGCACGCGCGAGCGCGTGGAAGCAGTGATGAATCAGCATGGATTTTCCCCTTCCCGCTCCGCACGCGCTATGCGTGGGCAAAGCGACAAAGTCGTCGCCATCATCGTGACCCGTCTGGATTCGTTGTCAGAAAATCTCGCCGTCCAAACCATGCTGCCAGCGTTCTATGAACAAGGTTACGACCCGATCATGATGGAAAGTCAGTTTTCTCCGCAATTAGTTGCCGAACATTTGGGGGTGCTGAAACGGCGTAATATCGACGGCGTAGTGCTGTTCGGTTTTACCGGCATAACCGAAGACATGTTAGCCCACTGGCAGTCATCGCTGGTTCTGCTGGCGCGTGACGCAAAAGGCTTTGCTTCGGTCTGTTATGACGACGAAGGGGCAATCAAAATCCTGATGCAACGGCTGTATGACCAGGGGCATCGTAATATCAGTTATCTCGGCGTGCCGCATAGTGACGTGACGACCGGTAAGCGACGTCACGAAGCCTACCTGGCATTCTGCAAAGCGCATAAACTGCATCCCGTTGCCGCTCTGCCAGGCCTTGCGATGAAGCAAGGCTATGAGAACGTAGCAAAAGTGATTACCCCTGAAACCACCGCGTTACTGTGCGCAACCGACACGCTGGCACTTGGCGCAAGTAAATACCTGCAAGAGCAACGCATCGACACCTTGCAACTGGCGAGCGTCGGTAATACACCGTTAATGAAATTCCTCCATCCGGAGATCGTCACCGTTGACCCAGGTTACGCCGAAGCCGGACGCCAGGCGGCCAGCCAGTTAATTGCGCAGGTAACCGGGCGCAGCGAACCGCAACAAATCATCATCCCCGCCACCCTGTCCTGA